The Amphiura filiformis chromosome 12, Afil_fr2py, whole genome shotgun sequence genome includes a region encoding these proteins:
- the LOC140165507 gene encoding adrenocorticotropic hormone receptor-like has translation MTKPAFLNNSFTMNSETHNSYGERIFTGLAYLIISIFGTTGNSLVIIAILLSRKLQTPTNIFVASLATADLLTCLFLIWNVIALLGRDGWPLPHAEWLCAVAGFAIFTCTGVSVYTLATIALNRFVFITKSLQTYQKIFSPIKIRLMIVFTCYTFVFTHIKRHFKKKRENELNNIALAEGSSIDQSTQRRADGISQMELNITKNLFLVVVAFFVCFSPYCVLQFIPGTYYLSLYGAILVVANSAMNPVIYARRHPHFKIVLTALIKCQYDKIPEPTDFLKRFLARRVDPFP, from the exons ATGACAAAGCCAGCATTTCTCAACAATTCCTTCACAATGAATTCGGAAACACACAACTCTTATGGAGAGAGAATTTTCACTGGACTGGCTTATTTGATAATCTCCATATTTGGCACAACAGGTAACTCTTTAGTGATCATTGCCATATTATTGTCACGTAAACTTCAAACACCAACCAACATTTTCGTTGCAAGCCTGGCAACAGCAGACCTTCTGACCTGTTTGTTCTTAATCTGGAACGTTATAGCCTTATTAGGGCGTGATGGGTGGCCTCTTCCGCATGCTGAATGGCTATGTGCTGTTGCAGGTTTTGCTATCTTCACCTGCACTGGAGTTAGTGTTTACACACTTGCTACAATTGCGTTGAACAGATTTGTTTTCATAACAAAATCGCTTCAAACATACCAGAAGATTTTTTCACCTATAAAAATTAGATTGATGATAGTGTTCACCTG TTACACCTTCGTGTTTACGCACATCAAGAGACATTTTAAAAAGAAGAGAGAAAATGAACTCAACAACATCGCTTTGGCTGAAGGAAGCAGTATTGATCAATCCACCCAAAGGCGTGCAGATGGCATCAGTCAAATGGAACTTAATATTACCAAAAACTTATTTCTGGTGGTCGTCGCATTCTTTGTTTGCTTCTCACCATACTGTGTTTTACAGTTCATTCCCGGGACCTATTATTTGAGTCTTTATGGGGCAATTTTAGTGGTGGCTAATTCAGCAATGAATCCTGTCATCTATGCACGTCGTCATCCCCACTTTAAAATTGTTCTTACTGCTCTCATCAAATGTCAGTATGATAAGATTCCAGAACCAACAGATTTCTTGAAAAGATTTCTTGCAAGAAGAGTTGATCCATTCCCATGA